The following is a genomic window from Nitrospira sp..
TCGCGGAGTACGTATCTCTAGACACAACGGTGTGGGGCTGTAGCGCAGTTGGGAGCGCGCGTGAATGGCATTCACGAGGTCGCCGGTTCAATCCCGGCCAGCTCCACCAAACAAACCACCGAGTTGAAGAGCCGCGCCATCGAGATCGTCGAATGCGGGCGCGCGCGGATCGCCACTTCTCATTCATCTCTCATCTGATTGAATACTGACCATGCTACAAATCGAATCGGTCTATAAGCAATACTCGACGAGAATTCTGCTTGAAGGCGCATCGGCTCATCTGCGCCCGAATTCTCGAGTGGGACTCGTCGGACCGAACGGCGCCGGCAAAACCACACTCTTCCGCATGATTCTCGGAGAGGAATCCCCTGACAAAGGTAATATTCGCAAACGCCCACGCCTCCGCATCGGGTACCTGCCGCAGGAACTCGAAACGATCATCGGCAAAAATGTGCTGGATGCGACCCATCGCGACCTCTACCCCGAGCATGAGGCCGAACGAATCCTCATGGGACTGGGATTTTCTGAGATCGATTTTACGCGCCAAGTTGAAAAGCTGTCCGGTGGCTATCGGATGCGCGTCGCGCTAGCTCACCTGCTACTGACCAATCCCGATGTCCTCATGCTCGACGAGCCGACTAACCACCTGGATAAACCAACCCAGCGCTGGTTCGAACAATTCCTGCTGGACTCAGAGATGACACTGTTGCTCATCAGCCACGACACCGCCTTTCTCGATCGCGTCGTGACTCACATCTGGGATCTCCGGCACCATAAGATCGAAGAATATCGCGGCAACTACACCACCTTCCAACGGCTCAAGGCCGAGCGGGACGCGCAGCGTGAAGCCGCAGCCGGGCGCCAGGCCAAGGAAGTCGCACGGGTGCAAACATTTGTCGACCGGTTCCGATACCAAGCGAATAAAGCCAGCCAGGTTCAATCGCGCATCAAGCAGCTTGAGAAGGTCAAGATGATTGAAGTGAAGCGCGATCCGAAACGGGTGAAATTCAAATTCCCTCTCCCTGCCGCAAGCGGACGGCAAGTCCTGGAGCTGGAAGGCGCCGCCAAGCGCTATGGGGAGAAAATCGTCTACGAGCGCGTCGATTGCTCCATTGAACGGGGTCAGCGCGTCGCCCTAGTGGGAGAAAACGGCGCCGGGAAAAGCACGCTGCTCAAGATGCTGGCCGGCGCACTGGAACCGGATAAAGGCAAGCGATCGGTCGGCCATGGGGTCACACTGCATTACTTCGCGCAACACCAGGCCGAGACGTTGAATCCGGAACACTCAATTCTTCAATCCCTCTCGGAAGTGTCCCATCAAGCGGAGATGAATTTCCTTCGTGGGATTGCCGGCGCCTTTCTCTTTACCGGCGACGATCAAAAGAAACCGATCAAGGCACTGAGCGGCGGCGAACGCAATCGCGTTGCGCTCGCGCGCATGCTCGTCGAACCAGCCAACACGTTGCTGCTGGACGAACCGACCAACCA
Proteins encoded in this region:
- a CDS encoding ABC-F family ATP-binding cassette domain-containing protein (MaGe:77309751), with translation MLQIESVYKQYSTRILLEGASAHLRPNSRVGLVGPNGAGKTTLFRMILGEESPDKGNIRKRPRLRIGYLPQELETIIGKNVLDATHRDLYPEHEAERILMGLGFSEIDFTRQVEKLSGGYRMRVALAHLLLTNPDVLMLDEPTNHLDKPTQRWFEQFLLDSEMTLLLISHDTAFLDRVVTHIWDLRHHKIEEYRGNYTTFQRLKAERDAQREAAAGRQAKEVARVQTFVDRFRYQANKASQVQSRIKQLEKVKMIEVKRDPKRVKFKFPLPAASGRQVLELEGAAKRYGEKIVYERVDCSIERGQRVALVGENGAGKSTLLKMLAGALEPDKGKRSVGHGVTLHYFAQHQAETLNPEHSILQSLSEVSHQAEMNFLRGIAGAFLFTGDDQKKPIKALSGGERNRVALARMLVEPANTLLLDEPTNHLDPASVDMLTDALSDFPGTIIFISHDPTFLTRVCTRVIEIEEGKARSFSGDYEYYLWKKAQELESIKESSDDLKGADRGKNAGPTKAMASQTAAKSSSGDRRDLNKTQARLEKQVARAEAEIAECETKIKARDLELADPKLYKEKATMWSELQIEYDGWKKDLVRLTARWETLSAELEDVKQKLTAFA